Proteins encoded by one window of Microbacterium testaceum:
- a CDS encoding carboxymuconolactone decarboxylase family protein, whose translation MGEERRVHLSKSAPEAYAALRSFSTTVGRLAADAGIDARLREIVQIHASQLNGCAYCVRVHVDAAVKAGLDADVIAQIATWRESGVFDARERAALELTESFTFIHEGGIPDEVYDQAGGILSEQEYVALSWVLVAINAFNRVAIAGRYPVPPRAAPAENAVRDATPPASPHVHADGAP comes from the coding sequence ATGGGTGAAGAACGGCGCGTGCACCTCTCGAAGTCGGCTCCCGAGGCGTATGCGGCCCTGCGCTCGTTCTCGACCACTGTGGGGCGACTGGCCGCCGACGCGGGCATCGACGCCCGCTTGCGCGAGATCGTGCAGATCCACGCCTCGCAGCTGAACGGATGCGCCTACTGCGTGCGGGTGCACGTCGATGCCGCGGTGAAAGCCGGACTGGACGCCGATGTGATCGCGCAGATCGCGACCTGGCGCGAGTCGGGCGTCTTCGACGCGCGCGAGAGGGCCGCGCTCGAGCTGACGGAGTCTTTCACCTTCATCCACGAGGGCGGCATCCCCGACGAGGTGTACGACCAGGCCGGCGGCATCCTCAGCGAGCAGGAGTACGTCGCGCTCAGCTGGGTCCTCGTCGCCATCAACGCCTTCAATCGCGTCGCCATCGCAGGTCGGTACCCCGTTCCTCCACGCGCCGCGCCCGCGGAGAACGCGGTTCGGGATGCCACGCCCCCGGCGTCACCGCACGTGCACGCGGACGGTGCGCCGTGA
- a CDS encoding SIP domain-containing protein translates to MSISTEHNAAACRASRHTRVQHLVTADETSLAELEALLATLPICSTGRVFVEVPDASWIGSIAAPARMTLTWLDRSRRGGAPGTGRGCAAGEALSRAVSGWAGEMLCCDDDATRVILLGGYLGTAEIVDELVTRHGVDAQAIHTPERFGLATAR, encoded by the coding sequence ATGTCGATCTCCACCGAGCACAACGCCGCCGCGTGCCGCGCGTCGCGGCACACCCGCGTGCAGCACCTCGTGACGGCCGACGAGACCTCGCTCGCCGAGCTCGAGGCCCTGCTCGCGACGCTGCCGATCTGCTCGACCGGTCGCGTGTTCGTGGAGGTCCCCGACGCGTCGTGGATCGGCTCGATCGCGGCCCCCGCGCGCATGACGCTCACGTGGCTCGACCGCTCGCGCCGCGGCGGCGCTCCCGGCACGGGCCGTGGCTGCGCCGCGGGCGAGGCGCTGTCGCGTGCGGTGTCGGGCTGGGCTGGCGAGATGCTGTGCTGCGACGACGACGCGACGCGCGTCATCCTGCTCGGGGGCTACCTGGGTACGGCCGAGATCGTGGACGAACTCGTGACCCGTCACGGCGTCGACGCGCAGGCCATCCACACGCCCGAGCGCTTCGGCCTCGCCACCGCGCGCTGA
- a CDS encoding DUF3097 domain-containing protein, which produces MDDRYGTDVLARGWRDAGRIRPAEVAASADLVVEVAGSDFVGAVTRIDGMNVELEDRFGKRRLFPLGGGFLVDGKPVVLKAPVAAPKGRTRTASGSFAADDQRARTARASRIFVEGKHDAELVEKVWGADLRAEGVVVEFLEGVDLLAEKLDAEPPTAERRYGVLVDHLVPNSKESRIAEKITRGRHGAHVRIVGHPFVDVWQCVTPRALGIAAWPEVPRGIEWKVGVCRALGWPAEEQADTARAWQHILSKVTTFRDLEPALLGRVEELIDFVTVP; this is translated from the coding sequence ATGGACGACCGTTACGGCACCGACGTGCTCGCCCGCGGGTGGCGCGACGCCGGACGCATCAGACCCGCCGAGGTCGCGGCATCCGCCGATCTCGTCGTCGAGGTCGCGGGCAGCGACTTCGTCGGTGCGGTGACCCGCATCGACGGCATGAACGTCGAGCTCGAGGACCGCTTCGGCAAGCGCCGGCTGTTCCCGCTCGGCGGCGGCTTCCTCGTCGACGGCAAGCCCGTGGTGCTGAAGGCCCCCGTGGCCGCACCCAAAGGGCGCACCCGTACGGCGTCCGGCTCCTTCGCGGCAGACGACCAGCGCGCGCGCACCGCCCGCGCGAGCCGCATCTTCGTCGAGGGCAAGCACGACGCCGAGCTCGTCGAGAAGGTGTGGGGCGCAGACCTCCGCGCCGAGGGCGTCGTCGTGGAGTTCCTCGAGGGCGTCGACCTGCTCGCAGAGAAGTTGGATGCCGAGCCCCCGACCGCCGAGCGCCGCTACGGCGTGCTCGTCGACCACCTCGTGCCGAACTCCAAGGAGTCGCGCATCGCCGAGAAGATCACCCGAGGCCGCCACGGCGCCCACGTGCGCATCGTCGGTCACCCCTTCGTCGACGTATGGCAGTGCGTCACCCCCCGTGCCCTCGGCATCGCCGCGTGGCCCGAGGTGCCGCGCGGCATCGAGTGGAAGGTGGGCGTGTGCCGCGCCCTCGGCTGGCCCGCCGAGGAGCAGGCCGACACCGCCCGCGCGTGGCAGCACATCCTGTCGAAGGTCACCACGTTCCGCGACCTCGAGCCGGCCCTGCTCGGCCGCGTCGAGGAACTCATCGATTTCGTGACCGTCCCGTGA
- a CDS encoding TPM domain-containing protein gives MRKPNVLHTITVLLLAFVGVLVAPLSAAAIPPPALGSSYVLDQANVLTDAQEADVQRRLLALSEQTGLDLWVVYVDGFEDPTGADDWANETANRNNLGPHQYLLAVAIEGDTFQYYLSGDVDAGGISAAQLTSIEQDKVQPALEAGDDAGAAIAAADGLRTAHAKAGGNMPNPPPTPATQNGPAIVPIVLVGVLLLAIASALVWLAVRRRRRAAAGAPDASAESVEDLSRRAGSALVATDDAVKTSEQELGFARAQFGDAAAAPFTEVLAQAKADLERAFSIQQQLDDSTPETPEQQRAGYTEILRLCASADEALDAKAAAFDELRALEADAPGALAAVQQRHATVAAALSAAEAGLGRLSERFSDDALSSVADNPTQARARLELASTQEAAADTALAEGRTGEAAVAIRAAQTAVAQADTLERAIDSLDAALSDAQQRAAALVAEIEGDLAAAAQLPDPDGRIAAAAASSRSQLDDARGALSASRPNPMRAFETLQRANATIDTVLAEARDAAERRRRAEGQLDATLAQARAQVTATEDFISARRGAVGATARTRLAEAGAAVVQAEQLRTDDPVAALAAAQRAAQLAAAADSAAQSDVGSFGGAGGGGGDMMGAILGGIAVNAILGGGRSRGGFGGGGLGGLGGSFGGLSGGGARSRGGGFSGGGRSRSGGGGGFSGGGRSRAGGGRGSRR, from the coding sequence ATGCGAAAGCCGAACGTGCTGCACACGATCACGGTGCTGCTGCTCGCGTTCGTCGGCGTCCTCGTCGCTCCCCTCAGCGCTGCGGCGATCCCCCCGCCCGCGCTCGGCTCGAGCTACGTGCTCGATCAGGCGAACGTCCTCACCGACGCGCAAGAAGCCGACGTGCAGCGGCGACTACTCGCGCTCTCGGAGCAGACGGGCCTCGACCTCTGGGTCGTGTACGTCGACGGCTTCGAGGACCCGACCGGCGCGGACGACTGGGCCAACGAGACCGCCAACCGCAACAACCTCGGCCCGCACCAGTATCTGCTCGCGGTAGCCATCGAGGGCGACACCTTCCAGTACTACCTCTCGGGCGACGTCGACGCGGGCGGGATCTCGGCCGCCCAGCTCACCTCGATCGAGCAGGACAAGGTGCAGCCGGCGCTCGAAGCGGGCGACGACGCGGGCGCCGCGATCGCCGCGGCCGACGGGCTGCGCACCGCTCACGCGAAGGCCGGCGGCAACATGCCGAACCCGCCCCCGACCCCGGCGACCCAGAACGGGCCGGCCATCGTGCCGATCGTGCTCGTCGGCGTGCTGTTGCTCGCGATCGCCTCCGCCCTCGTCTGGCTGGCCGTCCGCCGGCGCCGTCGCGCGGCGGCCGGGGCCCCCGACGCCTCCGCCGAGAGCGTGGAAGACCTGTCGCGCCGCGCCGGCTCCGCGCTCGTGGCGACGGACGACGCGGTCAAGACCAGCGAGCAGGAGCTCGGCTTCGCCCGCGCGCAGTTCGGCGACGCCGCCGCCGCGCCCTTCACCGAGGTCTTGGCTCAGGCGAAGGCCGACCTCGAGCGGGCGTTCTCGATCCAGCAACAGCTCGACGACTCGACCCCCGAGACCCCGGAACAGCAGCGCGCGGGGTACACCGAGATCCTGCGGCTGTGTGCGTCCGCCGACGAGGCGCTCGACGCCAAGGCCGCGGCGTTCGACGAGCTGCGCGCCCTCGAAGCCGACGCTCCCGGCGCCCTCGCCGCTGTACAGCAGCGGCACGCCACGGTGGCCGCGGCCCTGAGCGCGGCGGAAGCGGGACTCGGGCGCCTGTCCGAACGCTTCAGTGACGACGCGCTCTCGTCCGTCGCCGACAACCCGACGCAGGCCCGCGCGCGCCTCGAACTCGCGAGCACCCAAGAAGCCGCCGCTGACACCGCCCTCGCCGAGGGCCGCACCGGGGAGGCCGCCGTCGCCATCCGCGCCGCCCAGACGGCGGTCGCCCAGGCCGACACCCTCGAACGCGCCATCGACTCTCTCGACGCGGCCCTGTCCGACGCGCAGCAGCGCGCGGCGGCCCTCGTGGCCGAGATCGAGGGCGATCTCGCTGCGGCAGCGCAGCTCCCCGACCCCGACGGACGCATCGCCGCCGCCGCGGCCTCGTCCCGGTCGCAGCTCGACGACGCCCGCGGTGCGCTGTCGGCGTCGCGGCCGAACCCGATGCGGGCGTTCGAGACCCTGCAGCGGGCGAACGCCACGATCGACACCGTGCTGGCCGAGGCGCGTGACGCGGCCGAGCGTCGCCGCCGCGCAGAAGGGCAGCTCGACGCGACCCTGGCCCAGGCACGTGCTCAGGTGACCGCGACCGAGGACTTCATCTCCGCTCGCCGCGGCGCCGTGGGGGCGACGGCGCGGACGCGTCTCGCCGAGGCGGGCGCCGCTGTCGTCCAGGCCGAACAGCTGCGCACCGACGACCCGGTGGCGGCGCTCGCCGCGGCCCAGCGCGCGGCACAACTCGCGGCCGCGGCCGATTCCGCCGCGCAGAGCGACGTCGGATCGTTCGGCGGCGCGGGCGGCGGGGGCGGCGACATGATGGGCGCCATCCTCGGCGGCATCGCGGTGAACGCGATCCTCGGCGGAGGGCGCTCACGCGGCGGCTTCGGCGGCGGCGGCCTGGGCGGTCTCGGCGGATCTTTCGGAGGTCTTTCCGGCGGCGGGGCCCGCTCGCGCGGCGGGGGCTTCTCCGGCGGCGGGCGCTCGCGCAGCGGCGGAGGCGGAGGCTTCTCCGGCGGCGGCCGCAGTCGCGCCGGCGGCGGACGGGGATCGCGCCGCTAG
- a CDS encoding Fe-S oxidoreductase, whose amino-acid sequence MSPLPPPPAGWRQRADRAVARGRRLDRFIPGVLLDSPVSRVGYWYGCTVGWVWGSLWSTGRIEKRQGLWVFRGLPSWAFPRGGVCVGGCFLTGDDRPTDTVLGHEAVHRRQWRRYGFLMPVLYALAGRDPLHNRFEIEAGLVEGNYVPRGS is encoded by the coding sequence GTGAGCCCCCTCCCCCCGCCTCCCGCGGGCTGGCGCCAGCGCGCCGACAGGGCTGTCGCGCGCGGCCGCCGACTCGACCGGTTCATCCCCGGCGTTCTGCTCGACTCCCCCGTAAGCCGGGTCGGGTACTGGTACGGGTGCACCGTCGGATGGGTCTGGGGCTCGCTGTGGAGCACGGGACGCATCGAGAAGCGTCAGGGCCTGTGGGTGTTCCGCGGGCTGCCCTCGTGGGCGTTCCCTCGCGGGGGCGTGTGCGTGGGCGGATGCTTCCTCACCGGCGACGATCGGCCGACCGACACGGTGCTCGGGCACGAAGCCGTGCACCGCCGTCAGTGGCGGCGATACGGATTCCTCATGCCGGTGCTGTACGCGCTGGCCGGGCGCGACCCCCTGCACAACAGATTCGAGATCGAGGCGGGTCTCGTCGAGGGCAACTACGTGCCCCGCGGGAGCTGA
- a CDS encoding PspA/IM30 family protein yields MAKQSIFGRIQTLVRANVNALLDQAEDPQKMLDQLVRDYSNSIADAESAIAETIGNLRLLERDHQEDVQAAAEWGNKALAASRKGDELRAGGNLSEADKFDNLAKIALQRQITAEGEAKAAAPTIAAQTEVVDKLKDGLNGMKTKLEQLKAKRNELTARAKVAEAQNKVHDAVKSIDVLDPTSELGRFEDKIRRQEALAAGKQELAASSIDAQFNALEDVGELTEVEARLAALKVGGPQRAAIDAPSPDQV; encoded by the coding sequence ATGGCCAAGCAGTCCATCTTCGGTCGCATCCAGACCCTCGTCCGCGCGAACGTCAACGCGCTCCTCGACCAGGCCGAGGACCCGCAGAAGATGCTCGACCAGCTCGTCCGCGACTACTCGAACTCGATCGCCGACGCCGAGTCGGCCATCGCCGAGACGATCGGAAACCTCCGTCTGCTCGAGCGCGACCACCAGGAAGACGTCCAGGCGGCGGCCGAGTGGGGCAACAAGGCCCTCGCCGCCAGCCGCAAGGGCGACGAACTGCGCGCCGGCGGCAACCTGAGCGAGGCCGACAAGTTCGACAACCTCGCCAAGATCGCCCTCCAGCGTCAGATCACCGCCGAGGGAGAGGCCAAGGCCGCCGCTCCCACGATCGCCGCGCAGACCGAGGTCGTCGACAAGCTCAAAGACGGCCTGAACGGTATGAAGACCAAGCTCGAGCAGCTCAAGGCCAAGCGCAACGAGCTCACCGCTCGCGCCAAGGTCGCCGAGGCGCAGAACAAGGTGCACGACGCCGTCAAGTCGATCGACGTGCTCGACCCGACGAGCGAGCTCGGCCGCTTCGAAGACAAGATCCGCCGCCAGGAGGCCCTCGCCGCCGGCAAGCAGGAGCTCGCCGCTTCGAGCATCGACGCGCAGTTCAACGCCCTCGAGGACGTGGGCGAGCTCACCGAGGTTGAGGCACGTCTGGCGGCTCTCAAGGTCGGCGGCCCGCAGCGCGCGGCCATCGACGCCCCGAGCCCCGACCAGGTCTGA
- the trmB gene encoding tRNA (guanosine(46)-N7)-methyltransferase TrmB has translation MDATAPAFRDKPVSFVRRSGRMSEAQDRAWAELSPFYLLPVERATATTSVKPGSAVDPAAVYGRTARLVVEIGSGQGHQIVSAAAAHPDTDFLAVEVFTAGLARTMLDADREGAKNLRLVEANAPEVLEHLLPAASVDELWVFFPDPWHKNKHTKRRLVAPEFARIAARAIRPGGTLRLATDWQDYADQMRDVLDDAPGFERAFAGEWAERFEGRVLTAFERKGLRVGRDIRDLTYTRVSP, from the coding sequence ATGGATGCCACAGCCCCCGCCTTCCGCGACAAGCCGGTGTCGTTCGTGCGCCGCAGCGGTCGCATGTCGGAGGCGCAGGATCGCGCGTGGGCCGAGCTCTCGCCGTTCTACCTGCTGCCGGTCGAGCGCGCCACCGCCACCACCAGCGTCAAGCCCGGCAGTGCCGTCGACCCCGCCGCGGTCTACGGTCGCACCGCCCGCCTGGTCGTCGAGATCGGCTCCGGCCAGGGCCACCAGATCGTTTCGGCGGCGGCCGCTCACCCCGACACCGACTTCCTCGCCGTCGAGGTGTTCACCGCGGGGCTCGCGCGCACGATGCTCGACGCCGACCGCGAGGGCGCGAAGAACCTCCGCCTCGTCGAGGCCAACGCGCCGGAGGTGCTCGAGCACCTGCTGCCCGCGGCATCCGTCGACGAGCTCTGGGTGTTTTTCCCCGACCCCTGGCACAAGAACAAGCACACCAAGCGTCGCCTCGTCGCCCCCGAGTTCGCGCGCATCGCCGCTCGAGCGATCCGCCCCGGCGGCACGCTGCGCCTCGCGACCGACTGGCAGGACTACGCCGACCAGATGCGCGACGTGCTCGACGACGCCCCCGGTTTCGAGCGGGCGTTCGCGGGGGAATGGGCCGAGAGGTTCGAGGGGCGCGTGCTCACCGCCTTCGAGCGCAAGGGCCTGCGCGTCGGTCGCGACATCCGCGACCTGACCTACACCCGGGTCTCGCCGTGA
- a CDS encoding CPBP family intramembrane glutamic endopeptidase → MTAHTAVPVRERSTWTPKLIPALAVCLAAPALFVVQIVWLGWILLALAVASAVLVDRRGGVALARSEEPSIARDVSLIAVGQFIVSLIPLHAELDNAAFVRFTLALGGAVVVPYVVSRFVYRDDAIRFPWRGGGRWTWWQWAWLGGVIVLGYLILPFYFITSGVYRNWPEVVTGDLIARLFVGVGAVGIWDELFFICTVFVLLRRHFPDLTANLLQAVVFVSFLWELGYQAWGPLLTVPFAIVQGFLFLKTRSLWYVVTVHLLFDAVVFGVLVHAHNPDSASIFLI, encoded by the coding sequence GTGACCGCGCACACCGCGGTGCCGGTCCGCGAGCGTTCCACGTGGACGCCCAAGCTCATCCCGGCACTTGCGGTGTGCCTCGCCGCCCCCGCGCTCTTCGTCGTGCAGATCGTGTGGCTCGGGTGGATCCTGCTCGCGCTCGCCGTGGCATCCGCCGTGCTCGTCGACCGTCGTGGCGGCGTCGCCCTGGCCCGGAGCGAGGAGCCGAGCATCGCACGCGACGTGTCGCTGATCGCGGTGGGGCAGTTCATCGTCAGCCTCATCCCGCTGCACGCCGAGCTCGACAATGCCGCCTTCGTGCGCTTCACCCTCGCCCTCGGCGGGGCCGTCGTCGTGCCGTACGTGGTCTCGCGCTTCGTCTACCGCGACGACGCGATCCGCTTCCCCTGGCGCGGGGGAGGCCGCTGGACCTGGTGGCAGTGGGCGTGGCTGGGCGGGGTCATCGTGCTCGGCTACCTGATCCTGCCGTTCTACTTCATCACGTCGGGCGTCTACCGCAACTGGCCCGAGGTCGTCACGGGCGACCTCATCGCGCGCCTGTTCGTCGGCGTCGGCGCGGTGGGCATCTGGGACGAGCTCTTCTTCATCTGCACGGTCTTCGTGCTGCTGCGCCGGCACTTCCCCGATCTCACCGCCAACCTGCTGCAGGCGGTGGTGTTCGTGTCGTTCCTGTGGGAGCTCGGCTACCAGGCCTGGGGGCCGCTGCTCACGGTCCCGTTCGCGATCGTGCAGGGCTTCCTCTTCTTGAAGACCCGCTCGCTCTGGTACGTCGTGACCGTGCACCTGCTGTTCGACGCGGTCGTCTTCGGAGTCCTCGTGCACGCGCACAATCCCGATTCGGCATCCATCTTCTTGATCTGA
- a CDS encoding alpha/beta fold hydrolase: MPERDEFSFLPAQATDLGRDLPSVERVQLTLPDGRTLSGLRWGDAPPAVTLLHGAGLNAHTWDTTLLHLGVPALALDLPGHGDSSWRDDAAYVARVLAPDVVTALGEWTSGAQVLVGHSLGGLTAAAVAASRPDLVSRLAIVDITPGVDPSAGPAQIRAFFAGPTDWASREELVERALSFGLGGSPEAAARGVFLNSRLRPDGRVEWKHHFAHLAAAAANAGADPTTPDAVKAVLSATGWDDLAEVTAPVTLIRGERGFVTIPDAEELERRVPGAVVHALPTGHNAQEEDPEGLAHLVRSLLPSP; this comes from the coding sequence ATGCCCGAGCGCGACGAGTTCTCGTTCCTTCCCGCCCAGGCGACCGATCTCGGTCGCGACCTCCCCTCCGTCGAACGGGTGCAGCTCACGCTCCCCGACGGGCGCACCCTCAGCGGGCTGCGGTGGGGCGACGCTCCCCCGGCGGTGACGCTGCTGCACGGCGCCGGCCTGAACGCCCACACGTGGGACACGACCCTCCTGCACCTCGGGGTCCCCGCTCTCGCCCTCGACCTGCCGGGTCACGGCGACTCCTCGTGGCGGGACGATGCGGCGTACGTCGCACGCGTGCTCGCCCCCGACGTCGTCACCGCCCTCGGGGAGTGGACCAGCGGTGCCCAGGTGCTCGTGGGCCACTCGCTCGGGGGGCTCACGGCGGCCGCGGTCGCGGCATCCCGTCCCGATCTCGTCTCGCGCCTCGCGATCGTCGACATCACGCCGGGAGTCGATCCGAGCGCCGGGCCCGCGCAGATCCGCGCGTTCTTCGCCGGTCCGACCGACTGGGCGTCGCGCGAGGAACTCGTCGAACGCGCCCTCTCGTTCGGCCTCGGCGGCTCACCCGAGGCCGCCGCCCGCGGTGTCTTCCTGAACTCCCGGCTGCGCCCGGACGGCCGGGTGGAGTGGAAGCACCACTTCGCGCACCTCGCCGCGGCCGCCGCGAACGCCGGAGCCGATCCCACCACCCCCGACGCGGTGAAAGCCGTGCTCTCGGCGACCGGATGGGACGACCTGGCCGAGGTGACGGCCCCCGTCACCCTCATCCGCGGCGAGCGCGGATTCGTCACGATCCCGGATGCCGAGGAGCTCGAGCGTCGCGTGCCCGGGGCCGTCGTGCACGCGCTCCCGACCGGGCACAACGCGCAGGAGGAGGACCCGGAGGGTCTCGCGCATCTCGTCCGCTCCCTGCTCCCCTCCCCCTGA
- a CDS encoding arginase family protein: MTRFIVAPQWQGSSSSRAMQLVDGAEAIAGDLPRASTTVLAAPTEAGDAQGSRVQRLSAIVRMRDRIEEAVRASDETAVVVGGDCGVALGAVSAIAGDDLAVVWIDAHPDLNTPESSPSGAFTGMVLRAIAGEGEDLVRLDPGIAPSRLVLVATRAWDPEEEAFAAGHGITVVRADELSSPDALADAVAATGATRTHVHIDLDALDPADIAGVAQAVPFGARTADVVASVRRLRERLPMAGATLTEFSPSSPAAAVDDLGTILRLIGALA, translated from the coding sequence ATGACCCGATTCATCGTCGCCCCGCAGTGGCAGGGCTCGTCCTCGTCGCGGGCGATGCAGCTCGTCGATGGCGCCGAGGCGATCGCCGGCGACCTTCCGCGCGCCTCGACGACCGTGCTCGCCGCGCCGACCGAGGCCGGCGACGCTCAAGGCAGCCGCGTGCAGCGCCTCAGCGCCATCGTCCGCATGCGCGATCGCATCGAGGAGGCCGTTCGCGCCTCCGACGAGACGGCCGTCGTCGTGGGCGGCGACTGCGGGGTCGCCCTGGGTGCCGTCTCGGCCATCGCGGGCGACGATCTCGCGGTCGTGTGGATCGACGCGCATCCCGACCTGAACACCCCCGAGTCCTCCCCCAGCGGCGCCTTCACGGGCATGGTGCTCCGCGCGATCGCGGGCGAGGGCGAGGACCTCGTGCGTCTCGACCCGGGCATCGCGCCGTCGCGCCTCGTCCTCGTGGCCACACGCGCCTGGGACCCCGAAGAAGAAGCGTTCGCCGCCGGCCACGGGATCACCGTCGTCCGCGCCGACGAGCTGTCGTCCCCCGACGCTCTGGCCGACGCGGTCGCGGCCACCGGTGCGACTCGCACCCACGTGCACATCGATCTCGACGCGCTCGATCCCGCCGACATCGCCGGCGTCGCACAGGCCGTGCCCTTCGGCGCGCGCACCGCCGACGTCGTGGCATCCGTTCGCCGCCTTCGAGAGCGCCTCCCGATGGCGGGCGCCACTCTCACCGAGTTCTCCCCCTCGTCGCCCGCGGCGGCCGTCGACGACCTGGGGACGATCCTCCGACTGATCGGGGCCCTGGCGTGA
- a CDS encoding tyrosine-protein phosphatase, whose translation MSGSLVSGAVNFRDVGGLPAGGGRTRSGVLYRSGNLVAVDEAGARTLRELRIRRVIDLRDESEVAHAPSRLDDGVEIQHEPLFLGSVASFFARDLSLDDMYAALVDDSADRVVSAVRGILNAQPVLVHCTVGKDRTGVTVAVALAAAGVDREAVIADYARTEDFLSAERNARVLAAIRAVHPGNVHAEALATRSPAPVMRVLLDRLDREFGSAAGYLLANGMSAAEIERLREVLID comes from the coding sequence GTGAGCGGCTCGCTCGTCTCGGGGGCGGTGAACTTCCGCGACGTCGGCGGCCTCCCCGCGGGCGGAGGTCGCACGCGCTCGGGCGTGCTCTACCGCTCCGGCAACCTCGTCGCGGTCGACGAGGCGGGCGCGCGGACCCTCCGAGAACTCCGCATCCGGAGGGTGATCGATCTGCGCGACGAGTCCGAGGTCGCCCACGCGCCCAGCCGACTCGACGACGGGGTCGAGATCCAGCACGAACCGCTCTTCCTCGGGTCGGTCGCCTCGTTCTTCGCGCGCGACCTGAGCCTCGACGACATGTACGCCGCCCTGGTCGACGACTCCGCCGATCGGGTCGTCTCGGCGGTCCGCGGCATCCTGAACGCGCAGCCCGTACTCGTTCACTGCACGGTGGGGAAGGACCGCACCGGGGTCACGGTCGCGGTCGCGCTCGCCGCGGCCGGTGTGGATCGCGAGGCGGTGATCGCCGACTACGCCCGCACCGAGGACTTCCTCTCCGCCGAGCGCAACGCGCGGGTGCTCGCCGCGATCCGTGCCGTCCATCCCGGCAACGTGCACGCCGAGGCGCTCGCGACCCGCTCGCCGGCGCCGGTCATGCGGGTCCTGCTCGATCGCCTCGATCGGGAGTTCGGTTCCGCAGCGGGGTATCTGCTCGCCAACGGGATGAGCGCGGCCGAGATCGAGCGGCTCCGCGAGGTGCTGATCGACTGA